TCgaccaaacaaaaatatttttattgagtatCTACCCGGAACACCTCTAGTATTCATAATCAGTTTTATTCCTGAACactttaattattgataatttgtcATACAgttgtgtatacaatttatgtaaatttgattgaaattttaaatctttgaaGTTGTTGGATTAAAATCGTTCATGAaatgttataaatgtacaaaaccAATTGGATAATTATTGAAGCCTTAGtatacttatcatattatactttacactGCATAATACACAATTgattgataactgataaaattaatatatcttattattttctttcttgGCTGTAGATCAATTGAAACCGACTGTAGAAAAATGGAGTGGAAATACCACACCACTGTTGCGGACAAAACGTAAACATTGTTTAAATAGTCAAAATGATGAAGGCAAgttaaaaagaaaactaaaagaaatataatattataatgaattgagtaatactatagatacctttaactgtttttattatgtgtttatagaGCCAATTATACCTTCAGCTAGGAAACATAAGCTGAACGACCAAATGTCAACATGGGCATCAGGAAAGCTTGCACTTGCTCAACTCCAAGAAACGCAATATACACAACAACAcaatttaaaactcaaaattatgAAGGATGAGAGTGATGCAAGGATGGTTAGGGAAGACCTATTGTTTAAGCTGCAAGAAAAAGAAGTCTTGCTAAGAATAGAGATATTGAatctacaaaaatcaaaattgctagctgatttataaaaaaaaaaaatgtttataattatatggttttataatttgttttgttcactttataacaattattattattatttatttgtatgtacatataataaaagatTAAGCAAGTTGTCAAAAATTACAAGCATTATTTACACATACAGACGTACAgtgtattctaaaatattataaactttcaaaataacGAACAAGTTTATTTCTCTGCAAAGTTCCATACTCATTGACATTATCGACAGTGCCTCTAGTACTGAATGTGCTCAGATCAATTACTTGTTCTAACTGATGAGTTACTCTTGGAGTTTCTTCTCCAAAATAGCAAGCAATATTGTGAAGTACAGCAGTTGCCACTATAATGCTTTCAACAGACTCCAATTTCACATTAATTCCAACAGCTAATACTGGAAATCTCTTTTTCCAAACGCCATAGCTTCTTTCTACAGCATTTCTTGTTCTTATCTGTGCCTCATTGTAAGTATTTTGTCCGTCGCCAGTAGGATTCAAAAATGGTGTCATCAAAAATGTCTTCAAAGCATAACCACTATCACCAACAAGAATACTATCCTTCATTTCTCCTCTTTCAAATTTACCCCGAATACTTGAATAATTGAAAATAGTAGAGTCATGATTACTTCCTGGAAATGTAGCaactatattttgaattctGAGATCCGCATCACAAATAGTCTGGACGTTGATTGAAAAATAGCCCTTCCTGTTTCTATAGATTTCTGAATCCAGTCCACCTGGAGATATAATTCTAACATGGGTACAATCAATAGCACCAACACATTTTGGAAACTTAGAAACGTTATAAAACTTCTGTCGTACTGAATCGATTTCTGCAGAAGTCGAtggaaaatttataaatgtaggtcTTAATAATGCCAATTCATGAGAAACGAGTCGAATGATTTGGCTAGCTGTTGATTTGTGAACTCCTACAAAATCACCGCATACCGTTAGGAACGATCCTGTAGCATAGTAACGTAATGTAATCAGAAGTTT
Above is a genomic segment from Acyrthosiphon pisum isolate AL4f unplaced genomic scaffold, pea_aphid_22Mar2018_4r6ur Scaffold_10573;HRSCAF=11180, whole genome shotgun sequence containing:
- the LOC103307883 gene encoding putative nuclease HARBI1 translates to MSVSENNMTDDEDFMELALLLAFPRKKKMFLERPNHFTKWRDEQFFNRFRLSKNTVYFILDHIKERIASPTNRNNAVTPEQKLLITLRYYATGSFLTVCGDFVGVHKSTASQIIRLVSHELALLRPTFINFPSTSAEIDSVRQKFYNVSKFPKCVGAIDCTHVRIISPGGLDSEIYRNRKGYFSINVQTICDADLRIQNIVATFPGSNHDSTIFNYSSIRGKFERGEMKDSILVGDSGYALKTFLMTPFLNPTGDGQNTYNEAQIRTRNAVERSYGVWKKRFPVLAVGINVKLESVESIIVATAVLHNIACYFGEETPRVTHQLEQVIDLSTFSTRGTVDNVNEYGTLQRNKLVRYFESL